A genomic stretch from Acinonyx jubatus isolate Ajub_Pintada_27869175 chromosome E2, VMU_Ajub_asm_v1.0, whole genome shotgun sequence includes:
- the PRMT1 gene encoding protein arginine N-methyltransferase 1 isoform X4, translating to MVSCGQAESSEKPNAEDMTSKDYYFDSYAHFGIHEEMLKDEVRTLTYRNSMFHNRHLFKDKVVLDVGSGTGILCMFAAKAGARKVIGIECSSISDYAVKIVKANKLDHVVTIIKGKVEEVELPVEKVDIIISEWMGYCLFYESMLNTVLYARDKWLAPDGLIFPDRATLYVTAIEDRQYKDYKIHWWENVYGFDMSCIKDVAIKEPLVDVVDPKQLVTNACLIKEVDIYTVKVEDLTFTSPFCLQVKRNDYVHALVAYFNIEFTRCHKRTGFSTSPESPYTHWKQTVFYMEDYLTVKTGEEIFGTIGMRPNAKNNRDLDFTIDLDFKGQLCELSCSTDYRMR from the exons ATG GTCTCCTGTGGCCAAGCAGAAAGCAGCGAGAAGCCCAACGCTGAGGACATGACGTCCAAAGATTACTACTTTGATTCCTATGCTCACTTCGGCATTCACGAG GAGATGCTGAAAGATGAGGTACGCACCCTCACGTACCGAAACTCCATGTTTCACAACCGGCACCTCTTCAAGGACAAGGTGGTGCTGGACGTGGGATCGGGCACAGGGATCCTCTGTATGTTCGCTGCCAAGGCCGGAGCCCGTAAGGTCATTGGG ATCGAGTGTTCCAGTATCTCTGATTATGCGGTGAAGATCGTCAAAGCCAACAAGTTAGACCATG TGGTGACCATCATCaaggggaaggtggaggaggtggagctTCCGGTGGAGAAGGTGGACATCATTATCAGCGAGTGGATGGGCTACTGCCTTTTCTACGAGTCAATGCTCAACACCGTTCTCTATGCCCGAGACAAGTGGCTG GCACCCGATGGCCTCATCTTCCCAGACCGGGCCACGCTGTATGTGACGGCCATCGAAGACCGGCAGTACAAAGACTACAAGATCCACT GGTGGGAGAACGTATATGGCTTTGACATGTCTTGCATCAAAGACGTGGCCATCAAGGAGCCCCTGGTGGACGTGGTGGACCCCAAGCAGTTGGTCACCAACGCCTGCCTCATAAAG GAGGTGGACATCTACACTGTCAAGGTGGAAGACCTGACCTTCACCTCCCCCTTCTGCCTGCAAGTGAAGCGGAATGACTACGTGCACGCACTGGTGGCCTACTTCAACATCGAGTTCACTCGCTGCCACAAGAGGACAGGCTTCTCCACCA GCCCCGAGTCCCCGTACACGCACTGGAAGCAGACCGTGTTCTACATGGAGGACTACCTGACCGTGAAGACGGGCGAGGAGATCTTTGGCACCATTGGCATGCGGCCCAATGCCAAGAATAAT cGCGACCTGGACTTCACCATCGACCTGGACTTCAAGGGCCAGCTGTGCGAACTGTCCTGCTCCACTGACTACCGGATGCGCTGA
- the PRMT1 gene encoding protein arginine N-methyltransferase 1 isoform X3, whose amino-acid sequence MVGVAEVSCGQAESSEKPNAEDMTSKDYYFDSYAHFGIHEEMLKDEVRTLTYRNSMFHNRHLFKDKVVLDVGSGTGILCMFAAKAGARKVIGIECSSISDYAVKIVKANKLDHVVTIIKGKVEEVELPVEKVDIIISEWMGYCLFYESMLNTVLYARDKWLAPDGLIFPDRATLYVTAIEDRQYKDYKIHWWENVYGFDMSCIKDVAIKEPLVDVVDPKQLVTNACLIKEVDIYTVKVEDLTFTSPFCLQVKRNDYVHALVAYFNIEFTRCHKRTGFSTSPESPYTHWKQTVFYMEDYLTVKTGEEIFGTIGMRPNAKNNRDLDFTIDLDFKGQLCELSCSTDYRMR is encoded by the exons ATGGTAGGCGTGGCTGAG GTCTCCTGTGGCCAAGCAGAAAGCAGCGAGAAGCCCAACGCTGAGGACATGACGTCCAAAGATTACTACTTTGATTCCTATGCTCACTTCGGCATTCACGAG GAGATGCTGAAAGATGAGGTACGCACCCTCACGTACCGAAACTCCATGTTTCACAACCGGCACCTCTTCAAGGACAAGGTGGTGCTGGACGTGGGATCGGGCACAGGGATCCTCTGTATGTTCGCTGCCAAGGCCGGAGCCCGTAAGGTCATTGGG ATCGAGTGTTCCAGTATCTCTGATTATGCGGTGAAGATCGTCAAAGCCAACAAGTTAGACCATG TGGTGACCATCATCaaggggaaggtggaggaggtggagctTCCGGTGGAGAAGGTGGACATCATTATCAGCGAGTGGATGGGCTACTGCCTTTTCTACGAGTCAATGCTCAACACCGTTCTCTATGCCCGAGACAAGTGGCTG GCACCCGATGGCCTCATCTTCCCAGACCGGGCCACGCTGTATGTGACGGCCATCGAAGACCGGCAGTACAAAGACTACAAGATCCACT GGTGGGAGAACGTATATGGCTTTGACATGTCTTGCATCAAAGACGTGGCCATCAAGGAGCCCCTGGTGGACGTGGTGGACCCCAAGCAGTTGGTCACCAACGCCTGCCTCATAAAG GAGGTGGACATCTACACTGTCAAGGTGGAAGACCTGACCTTCACCTCCCCCTTCTGCCTGCAAGTGAAGCGGAATGACTACGTGCACGCACTGGTGGCCTACTTCAACATCGAGTTCACTCGCTGCCACAAGAGGACAGGCTTCTCCACCA GCCCCGAGTCCCCGTACACGCACTGGAAGCAGACCGTGTTCTACATGGAGGACTACCTGACCGTGAAGACGGGCGAGGAGATCTTTGGCACCATTGGCATGCGGCCCAATGCCAAGAATAAT cGCGACCTGGACTTCACCATCGACCTGGACTTCAAGGGCCAGCTGTGCGAACTGTCCTGCTCCACTGACTACCGGATGCGCTGA
- the PRMT1 gene encoding protein arginine N-methyltransferase 1 isoform X1, which produces MAAAEAANCIMENFVATLANGMSLQPPLEEVSCGQAESSEKPNAEDMTSKDYYFDSYAHFGIHEEMLKDEVRTLTYRNSMFHNRHLFKDKVVLDVGSGTGILCMFAAKAGARKVIGIECSSISDYAVKIVKANKLDHVVTIIKGKVEEVELPVEKVDIIISEWMGYCLFYESMLNTVLYARDKWLAPDGLIFPDRATLYVTAIEDRQYKDYKIHWWENVYGFDMSCIKDVAIKEPLVDVVDPKQLVTNACLIKEVDIYTVKVEDLTFTSPFCLQVKRNDYVHALVAYFNIEFTRCHKRTGFSTSPESPYTHWKQTVFYMEDYLTVKTGEEIFGTIGMRPNAKNNRDLDFTIDLDFKGQLCELSCSTDYRMR; this is translated from the exons ATGGCGGCAGCCGAGGCCGCGAACTGCATCATGGAG AATTTTGTAGCCACCTTGGCTAATGGGATGAGCCTCCAGCCGCCTCTTGAAGAA GTCTCCTGTGGCCAAGCAGAAAGCAGCGAGAAGCCCAACGCTGAGGACATGACGTCCAAAGATTACTACTTTGATTCCTATGCTCACTTCGGCATTCACGAG GAGATGCTGAAAGATGAGGTACGCACCCTCACGTACCGAAACTCCATGTTTCACAACCGGCACCTCTTCAAGGACAAGGTGGTGCTGGACGTGGGATCGGGCACAGGGATCCTCTGTATGTTCGCTGCCAAGGCCGGAGCCCGTAAGGTCATTGGG ATCGAGTGTTCCAGTATCTCTGATTATGCGGTGAAGATCGTCAAAGCCAACAAGTTAGACCATG TGGTGACCATCATCaaggggaaggtggaggaggtggagctTCCGGTGGAGAAGGTGGACATCATTATCAGCGAGTGGATGGGCTACTGCCTTTTCTACGAGTCAATGCTCAACACCGTTCTCTATGCCCGAGACAAGTGGCTG GCACCCGATGGCCTCATCTTCCCAGACCGGGCCACGCTGTATGTGACGGCCATCGAAGACCGGCAGTACAAAGACTACAAGATCCACT GGTGGGAGAACGTATATGGCTTTGACATGTCTTGCATCAAAGACGTGGCCATCAAGGAGCCCCTGGTGGACGTGGTGGACCCCAAGCAGTTGGTCACCAACGCCTGCCTCATAAAG GAGGTGGACATCTACACTGTCAAGGTGGAAGACCTGACCTTCACCTCCCCCTTCTGCCTGCAAGTGAAGCGGAATGACTACGTGCACGCACTGGTGGCCTACTTCAACATCGAGTTCACTCGCTGCCACAAGAGGACAGGCTTCTCCACCA GCCCCGAGTCCCCGTACACGCACTGGAAGCAGACCGTGTTCTACATGGAGGACTACCTGACCGTGAAGACGGGCGAGGAGATCTTTGGCACCATTGGCATGCGGCCCAATGCCAAGAATAAT cGCGACCTGGACTTCACCATCGACCTGGACTTCAAGGGCCAGCTGTGCGAACTGTCCTGCTCCACTGACTACCGGATGCGCTGA
- the PRMT1 gene encoding protein arginine N-methyltransferase 1 isoform X2 → MAAAEAANCIMEVSCGQAESSEKPNAEDMTSKDYYFDSYAHFGIHEEMLKDEVRTLTYRNSMFHNRHLFKDKVVLDVGSGTGILCMFAAKAGARKVIGIECSSISDYAVKIVKANKLDHVVTIIKGKVEEVELPVEKVDIIISEWMGYCLFYESMLNTVLYARDKWLAPDGLIFPDRATLYVTAIEDRQYKDYKIHWWENVYGFDMSCIKDVAIKEPLVDVVDPKQLVTNACLIKEVDIYTVKVEDLTFTSPFCLQVKRNDYVHALVAYFNIEFTRCHKRTGFSTSPESPYTHWKQTVFYMEDYLTVKTGEEIFGTIGMRPNAKNNRDLDFTIDLDFKGQLCELSCSTDYRMR, encoded by the exons ATGGCGGCAGCCGAGGCCGCGAACTGCATCATGGAG GTCTCCTGTGGCCAAGCAGAAAGCAGCGAGAAGCCCAACGCTGAGGACATGACGTCCAAAGATTACTACTTTGATTCCTATGCTCACTTCGGCATTCACGAG GAGATGCTGAAAGATGAGGTACGCACCCTCACGTACCGAAACTCCATGTTTCACAACCGGCACCTCTTCAAGGACAAGGTGGTGCTGGACGTGGGATCGGGCACAGGGATCCTCTGTATGTTCGCTGCCAAGGCCGGAGCCCGTAAGGTCATTGGG ATCGAGTGTTCCAGTATCTCTGATTATGCGGTGAAGATCGTCAAAGCCAACAAGTTAGACCATG TGGTGACCATCATCaaggggaaggtggaggaggtggagctTCCGGTGGAGAAGGTGGACATCATTATCAGCGAGTGGATGGGCTACTGCCTTTTCTACGAGTCAATGCTCAACACCGTTCTCTATGCCCGAGACAAGTGGCTG GCACCCGATGGCCTCATCTTCCCAGACCGGGCCACGCTGTATGTGACGGCCATCGAAGACCGGCAGTACAAAGACTACAAGATCCACT GGTGGGAGAACGTATATGGCTTTGACATGTCTTGCATCAAAGACGTGGCCATCAAGGAGCCCCTGGTGGACGTGGTGGACCCCAAGCAGTTGGTCACCAACGCCTGCCTCATAAAG GAGGTGGACATCTACACTGTCAAGGTGGAAGACCTGACCTTCACCTCCCCCTTCTGCCTGCAAGTGAAGCGGAATGACTACGTGCACGCACTGGTGGCCTACTTCAACATCGAGTTCACTCGCTGCCACAAGAGGACAGGCTTCTCCACCA GCCCCGAGTCCCCGTACACGCACTGGAAGCAGACCGTGTTCTACATGGAGGACTACCTGACCGTGAAGACGGGCGAGGAGATCTTTGGCACCATTGGCATGCGGCCCAATGCCAAGAATAAT cGCGACCTGGACTTCACCATCGACCTGGACTTCAAGGGCCAGCTGTGCGAACTGTCCTGCTCCACTGACTACCGGATGCGCTGA